TCTTTGCGGGATCGGTATGCCTGGTGAATCCCAGCCGATAGGTCAGCCGCCGCACGTGCGTATCCACGACGAAACCCGGCTTGCCGTGAACATGGCCGAGAATCACATTCGCGGTCTTGCGCCCGACTCCGGGGATTTGGACCAGCGCTTCCATCTCGGAGGGAACCTCGCCGCCGTAGTCCTCGACGATCTTCCGCGCGGCTCCGATCAGCAATCTCGTTTTCTGGCGAAAGAATCCCGTCTTGAGGATTAACTCTTCTACGTGCCGGCGGTCCGCCGCCGCCATCGCATGGGCGTCGGGATACTCGCGGAAAAGTCCGGGCGTCACGCGATTGACGCCCACGTCGGTGGATTGCGCCGAAAGAATCGTCGCCGCCAGGCATTGCCAGGGCGTTGCGAAGTCCAGCGTGATGCGCGCCTCGGGATACAGTTGGGCAAGCGCGCGCGCGAC
Above is a genomic segment from Candidatus Binatus sp. containing:
- the nth gene encoding endonuclease III produces the protein MAARESIANLKKRAGIVARALAQLYPEARITLDFATPWQCLAATILSAQSTDVGVNRVTPGLFREYPDAHAMAAADRRHVEELILKTGFFRQKTRLLIGAARKIVEDYGGEVPSEMEALVQIPGVGRKTANVILGHVHGKPGFVVDTHVRRLTYRLGFTRHTDPAKIEIDMQKILPAGDWTLFSMRLILHGRQVCMARKPHCEACAVAADCPKIGVRTAPRG